AATGTGAGAATATGAactagggtttagggtttaaggaAACCAAGTAATACAGGAAACTAACCTTTAGAGCACAGTTTGAgagtggaggagagagaaaatgagtgtCGAAGAATTGGGAAAAGTGTGGGCGCATGGAACATCGGCAAAGTAGAAGGAGGGAAGTGGGGCTGGCTGGCTGCGTGCGCTTTGATCTGCTGCAGCGAGACACCGTCCTCCTCCGGAATGTTGGCGGCGTATCTCgatatatttttttatcttttcttatttttggcaattgttaatttgtttattttctCTTTAACGCAAATGTGAAAAGACGAGAACACCCAAACAAAATTACGAGTAGTAGCTCTCACGTTTTTTGTCAAATCGGTAGATCATGCATTTTTTTACGTATTTTTTAGAGCACTCTCACCGATACGAGGAGAAATCTTTGAAGTAAAAATTGATGACCTAAATAAGTTCACAACACCTCACCCGTGGAGAAAACTAAAAGAAATGAtgtttcaactaaaataagtcTTCGCTCATGAGCCATGTAAGCCTCTTAAGCATCAGAAGTTGTAAGGAAAAAAAACCAGGAAATTTATAGTGAAACATCCAGTTTCATTGCTAACGCAACGTTTTGGTGCTGAAAAtcgaaaaaataaattaattaatcagaCTGACATGGCGTGTCAATGCGTCCAATGGGAGCGTGTCATCGTGTCCCTGACAGCCTTCTTGACCAATCAATTATTTTTTCACTTTAAATTGTAATTTAAACATTTATAATGgctatttttaaatattaataatttttacGTTTATAAATAGAGACCCTTTTTTATATATTTAGGCGCACTTTAAAAGATAAAGTTTCTCTCACTAAATCCTTATTTGATGACGTTTGGCATCGCCGTTGTTGTAAACGAAAGTGTAGATAATAGAGTGTGATAATCAACACACCATTGTACTTTTATGTGAGATCTGACGAGTAATCATGCTAAAAGATATGAAAGCCTAGAGGCTAACTATTAACGTACGAAGGTGGTAGGTACACCGTACATGCAATTTCtttgatgtatgattaactGATAATCTTATCATCATAAATTTTACGaaaaagtattaaaaaaaatacacattGTAAAATAAGGATATAAAGATTCtccaacttttttttataattattcatAATATATTTGGTTAGAAATCTATGATACCTACCATATCTACACATCATCATTTTGCAACATTAATTTTCATTATTATAATGTCTTGAGATAAAATCAATATTGATATCATTTGATTCATTTCCAATTAAACATTATTTGTTACCATATCAAATATGCATTCCATTATTTTAAGGTAAATCCATGCTCATTTTGTTGAAAATCATCATAGAGTTCTTATAAGTAAATACATCCATTCAATTCTCCCATCTCACAAGCATTCTTCAACATGTTTCCCAACATTCTCCTTATCACCACCATTTCCTTCTTGGCCTTCTCTTTGGCTTCCTCGTCCCCTAGCAAAGGCTTAATTGCACCTCTTATCCCACCCACTTCTCCCCGTTCACCGTTTTATATCGAAATACTCAAAGAAAACAACATATTAATAACAAAAAATGTCACTCTAAATCGAACCCATTACATGAAGTGGCTCCTAACAAAATATTCACCAGACGAATTTAGTGAGGTTTATTTTCAAAAGGATGCAGGTTATCATGTAATGGACATGTACATGGGTGATCCAGCACAACTAGTGTACGGTATTTTCGACACAGGGAGCGATATTGTATGGATTCAATGCACGCGACAAACAGGACAAAAGAAATTTCCATACTATAAATATTCTAAGTCGGATACTTATAAAAATGTCCAATGTGATGATAAGCAGAAATGCAACACAGACAATACATACATCTTAGGTTGTAAATCGTTACCTAACAATTGTGAATTTAAGGCCACATATGGGGATGCTACTAGTGCTTTTGGTGTCATGGCTACTGATATTATCACATTCAAACCAGAGTGGGAGATCTTCCATGATTTTATCTTTGGGTGCAGCTTAAAAAATAGCAATAGCATGATGGGCGTCATAGGTGAGTTTTCAACTGTTTCTACAACTTATAGAAAATATTGGtttgcatattttttttttgttgattaattAGCTTATTTAGTACTTTTACTGCATCATTTCTCTATACAAAAGGACTTGCACGCATTATGTGTACAACAAATTTAGTGTATATAGTTTTTGGTAATTTCTAACGTATTTTGAGAACTTTTACCAAATTTTTGTCAACTTTTAACGTGTTTTAATCTATTAATTACTTTAATACATTATTTAAATACTAACTTTGACCATATTTGTTAACCATTAATACTATATAAACACGAAAAATCatcattttaaatttttaattgttGCCGGGTTAAACTCATAGTTATTTCAAAAATTAACTAATAGTAATACATAATGATCacgtttttttatttatatacgattttttaataatattacgTTTAATTAAAATAGTGTTGGTTAAAGTTAATACTTTATCGGTTCCGGTTTGTCCATCTTTTGTGATTCATACGTACATAagaaaaattatagtcatgtgaAATCTTGATAGATtcatatcgatatatattttctaaatatcaatatctttataatttttacttatacataatttaaaattttaagagTCAAAGTCGCCATGTATTTGGGAGGGTAAAAGTCATCGTGGTACAATATTTAGGGAATACAATAGTGTAAAAAGTTAAAATAATACCTCTAATGAAAAACAAATGAAGTATTTGaattatactacctccgtttcaaatagttctttacgctttggaaaatgtgttcaaagtataaaaactttgatcGTAAATTCTTacaattatatacatcaaaacgttatatgtaagatcttgttagattggtctcgggatTTATTtccagaatatcaaatttttataattttttgacacacgaaattggatatattagtagtcaaatattgcattggagttcgtgcaaatagtaactgtaaagatctttttgaaacggaggtagtaagtaATTGATGGATCTAACATTAACCAATTTAGGTTCCATCATTTTTTTGTACAGGTGCATCTAATAGTGGCTACTCACTCCCAAAACAACTATATCCAAACGATCCCAAGTTTTCATATTGTATCTCCGACAACTTGTCCAAAACAAGCGTAGTCAAGTTCGGCCCAGCTGCAAACTTAAGTGGTGGTACCCTAGACATGATAAAGAACCTTCACACTGGCTTCTACTACCTTGACGTGCTCGCCGTTAAAGTCAACGGGCAAGATATCGACGTAAGACCAGTAGTGTTTGAGATGTCTAACGACGGGTCAAAAGGTTTTGTGACAGACTCTGGTACCACCTTCTCAGGTTTAACCTC
This Spinacia oleracea cultivar Varoflay chromosome 6, BTI_SOV_V1, whole genome shotgun sequence DNA region includes the following protein-coding sequences:
- the LOC110786359 gene encoding aspartic proteinase CDR1-like; amino-acid sequence: MFPNILLITTISFLAFSLASSSPSKGLIAPLIPPTSPRSPFYIEILKENNILITKNVTLNRTHYMKWLLTKYSPDEFSEVYFQKDAGYHVMDMYMGDPAQLVYGIFDTGSDIVWIQCTRQTGQKKFPYYKYSKSDTYKNVQCDDKQKCNTDNTYILGCKSLPNNCEFKATYGDATSAFGVMATDIITFKPEWEIFHDFIFGCSLKNSNSMMGVIGASNSGYSLPKQLYPNDPKFSYCISDNLSKTSVVKFGPAANLSGGTLDMIKNLHTGFYYLDVLAVKVNGQDIDVRPVVFEMSNDGSKGFVTDSGTTFSGLTSVAFDALKRKIEQFLGPSKKYMIFEICYPTSRFGPWPWQHARPTIGLEVTNFTLEFEEIRVWQLIPNSNMECLQMMRVMSGLSILGFEQLLNVNVGHDPNHNLMYLEKTTCETT